From one Amaranthus tricolor cultivar Red isolate AtriRed21 chromosome 17, ASM2621246v1, whole genome shotgun sequence genomic stretch:
- the LOC130803686 gene encoding dof zinc finger protein DOF3.5 gives MERGWREMSPTCPRCGSSNTKFCYYNNYSLTQPRYFCKGCRRYWTKGGSLRNVPVGGGCRKSRRSRPSTLRLTIPTSNQRSNDTSIYSNSHHTHQDELNGHSSNAPTIDLAVVYANFLNQKPQNCTNNDQMIHNIDDLSCIPDATTIVPTSQIILQNNDHDSLYSQGVLPLPELINDTNNTYSVNHQNQVLFGTEALGLPMLPGESLMNHDHHHDEVVPPWSGNSTVVGFQDFGSDSQLSNMFNTTCWSPLDLPGFETSSSSSKL, from the coding sequence ATGGAAAGAGGATGGAGGGAGATGTCACCAACATGTCCTAGATGTGGCTCATCCAACACCAAATTTTGTTACTACAACAATTATAGCCTTACCCAACCTAGGTACTTTTGCAAAGGTTGTAGAAGGTATTGGACCAAAGGTGGGTCCCTCCGAAACGTTCCGGTCGGCGGTGGTTGCCGGAAAAGCCGTCGATCCCGGCCTTCCACTTTAAGACTAACTATACCCACCTCAAATCAAAGAAGTAACGATACTTCTATTTATAGTAACTCTCATCATACCCATCAAGATGAACTTAATGGGCATAGTTCCAACGCTCCTACAATCGATCTTGCCGTTGTTTACGCCAATTTCTTGAACCAAAAACCGCAAAATTGTACCAATAATGATCAAATGATCCATAATATTGATGATTTGTCTTGCATACCCGATGCTACAACAATTGTTCCAACATCCCAAatcattttacaaaataatgatCATGATTCTTTATATTCTCAAGGAGTTCTTCCTTTGCCTGAATTGataaacgatacaaataatacTTATTCAGTTAACCATCAAAATCAAGTATTGTTTGGTACTGAAGCATTAGGGTTACCCATGTTGCCCGGAGAATCATTAATGaatcatgatcatcatcatgatGAAGTTGTTCCGCCATGGTCGGGTAATTCTACAGTGGTTGGCTTTCAAGATTTCGGGTCGGATTCACAATTATCTAATATGTTTAATACTACTTGTTGGAGTCCTCTTGATTTGCCAGGTTTTGAaacttcttcttcatcttctaaGCTTTGA
- the LOC130803646 gene encoding E3 ubiquitin-protein ligase PUB23-like, translated as MDRHQEIEIPPFFLCPISMDIMKDPVTVCTGITYDRETIEKWVFINNNTTCPVTKQSLNINTNFDTFLTPNHTLRRLIQSWCTLNSSYGIERFPTPKPPITKSHILKIINEASNTPSPCHCHSHQPNISHKSVSPCKISNSLTQLNSICLSGNTNKRCLESTPEVVEFLVRVITQSHKHDEEAFQTLSHLQISDEMILKNVLKGGALLDSITSIMKKTSYDLRSYAILLMKQLVQVAEPVQLVSLKQDHFVEVVQVIKDDISLKTTKLALNILALACPWGKNTIRVVEAGVVHVLIDLLVESKDRRLSECVLVVLELVSGCAEGRAELLGHAVGLAVVSKKILRVSHFATEKGVKILFAVSKFSASSYVLREMLEIGVVAKLCLVLQMDCEAKTKEIARDILKLRSKAWMNSRCAPSHYFKFLRMVE; from the coding sequence ATGGATCGGCATCAAGAAATCGAAATACCCCCATTCTTTCTATGTCCAATCTCGATGGACATCATGAAAGACCCGGTAACAGTTTGCACAGGAATAACTTACGATCGTGAAACCATTGAAAAATGGGTGTTCATAAACAACAACACAACTTGTCCCGTAACTAAACAATCCCTTAATATCAACACTAACTTCGACACTTTTCTTACACCTAACCATACACTTAGACGACTCATTCAATCATGGTGCACTCTCAACTCTTCTTATGGAATTGAACGTTTTCCTACCCCTAAACCCCCCATCACAAAATCCCATATcttaaaaatcataaatgaagctTCTAACACACCCTCCCCATGCCACTGTCATAGTCATCAACCTAATATCTCGCACAAATCAGTATCCCCTTGTAAGATATCCAACTCCCTAACCCAACTTAACTCGATCTGTTTATCTGGTAATACAAACAAACGTTGCTTGGAATCGACACCTGAGGTTGTCGAATTCTTAGTTCGAGTCATCACCCAAAGTCATAAACATGATGAAGAAGCATTTCAAACATTATCTCATCTTCAAATATCCGATGAGATGATACTAAAAAACGTGCTTAAGGGTGGAGCTTTGTTAGATTCAATTACATCAATAATGAAGAAAACTAGCTATGATTTAAGGTCATATGCTATATTATTAATGAAACAATTAGTTCAAGTAGCCGAACCAGTACAATTAGTTTCATTAAAACAAgatcattttgttgaagtagttCAAGTTATTAAAGATGATATATCACTTAAAACGACAAAGCTAGCTCTCAACATACTCGCATTGGCGTGTCCATGGGGGAAGAACACGATTCGAGTTGTCGAGGCGGGTGTTGTACATGTGTTGATCGATTTATTAGTCGAGAGTAAGGATAGGAGGCTGAGTGAGTGTGTGCTTGTAGTGTTGGAGTTGGTTAGTGGGTGTGCTGAGGGGAGGGCTGAGTTGTTGGGTCATGCTGTTGGTTTAGCTGTTGTGTCTAAGAAAATACTTAGGGTGTCGCATTTTGCGACAGAGAAAGGGGTGAAAATTTTGTTTGCGGTTTCTAAATTTTCTGCAAGTTCGTATGTTTTGCGGGAGATGCTAGAGATCGGGGTGGTGGCAAAGTTATGCTTGGTTTTGCAAATGGATTGTGAGGCTAAGACTAAGGAGATCGCTAGGGATATTTTGAAGCTGCGTTCTAAGGCTTGGATGAACTCTCGTTGTGCTCCTtctcattattttaaatttttaagaatGGTTGAATAG